Proteins encoded within one genomic window of Gloeobacter kilaueensis JS1:
- a CDS encoding phage portal protein — protein MARRARASAKERESAVATESQYRQFAAALLDRTTSDWIPYGTSADAELFTSLVRMRSRARQQVRDNPYARGAVRTIVQNVVGLNVGFQSRVMMLRGGKLDDGTNARIEKAWNRWCKKKYCSANGKHSFASMLRLAVGRVAVDGEVIVRFRRKAFSGSTIPLALQVIESDQLAEDYNRTAPGTGNPIRMGVEVDADERPVAYWIRPNHPGDYQFVTGGGSIQPVRIPAEEILHLAVFDRAGQTRAESWFCAALLRLKQMSSYEDAEIIRARAAACRMGFLKTTGGSSAFADLETTTGKPTVDPADGVTRQVRFAPGQFWQLQPNEEVDIPASPPPGDGGDPFLRMMLRSIATSIGISYATFANDHGQSNFSSSRLSLLDDRDNWRVIQAWLIENLIQPIFERWLDTAVLYSALDLPNYFADPERYSDCRWKPRGWAWIDPLKDVQSAILAVNAGLDTLTNQITQNGGDVEDLFKERRIELDLAEQYRIPLAADTRVTNNTAAVDPSATADSNNTAAGDNTNAQQ, from the coding sequence ATGGCTCGCCGTGCCCGCGCTTCCGCGAAAGAGCGAGAATCGGCAGTTGCCACCGAGAGCCAGTATCGGCAGTTTGCCGCCGCGTTGCTCGACCGCACGACCAGTGACTGGATACCGTATGGCACCAGCGCCGATGCGGAGCTATTCACTTCGCTGGTGCGGATGCGGAGTCGGGCCCGGCAGCAGGTGCGCGACAACCCCTATGCGCGGGGCGCTGTGCGCACCATCGTGCAAAACGTGGTGGGGTTGAACGTTGGCTTTCAGTCGCGGGTGATGATGCTGCGCGGCGGGAAGTTGGACGACGGCACCAACGCCCGCATCGAGAAAGCCTGGAATCGGTGGTGCAAGAAGAAGTACTGCTCAGCCAACGGTAAGCACTCCTTTGCGTCGATGCTGCGGCTGGCTGTGGGCCGGGTGGCTGTCGATGGCGAGGTGATCGTCCGATTTCGCAGAAAAGCTTTCTCAGGCTCGACCATTCCGCTCGCTTTGCAGGTCATCGAGTCCGACCAGCTTGCCGAGGATTACAACCGCACTGCGCCCGGCACCGGCAACCCGATCAGGATGGGCGTCGAGGTCGATGCCGACGAGCGGCCTGTCGCTTACTGGATTCGCCCCAACCATCCGGGCGATTATCAGTTTGTCACCGGTGGCGGCAGCATTCAGCCAGTGCGCATTCCGGCAGAAGAGATCCTGCACCTGGCGGTGTTCGATCGGGCCGGGCAGACACGCGCCGAATCCTGGTTCTGTGCGGCACTCCTGCGCCTGAAGCAGATGAGCAGCTACGAGGATGCGGAGATTATCCGCGCTCGCGCTGCGGCCTGCAGGATGGGCTTTCTCAAGACCACAGGCGGATCGTCGGCTTTCGCAGACCTCGAGACCACCACCGGTAAGCCCACCGTCGATCCAGCAGACGGTGTGACCCGGCAGGTGCGCTTTGCCCCCGGCCAGTTCTGGCAGCTGCAGCCGAATGAAGAAGTGGATATCCCCGCCAGTCCGCCTCCTGGCGATGGTGGCGATCCGTTTTTGCGCATGATGCTGCGCTCGATTGCCACGTCGATTGGCATAAGCTACGCCACCTTCGCGAACGATCACGGCCAGAGCAATTTCTCTTCTTCGAGGCTGTCGCTCCTCGATGACCGCGACAACTGGCGGGTGATTCAGGCGTGGCTTATCGAGAATCTGATTCAGCCCATCTTTGAGCGCTGGCTTGACACCGCCGTGCTCTACAGCGCGCTGGATCTGCCTAATTATTTTGCAGACCCCGAGCGCTACTCAGATTGCCGCTGGAAGCCTCGCGGCTGGGCGTGGATCGACCCGCTGAAGGATGTACAGAGTGCCATCCTTGCGGTGAACGCGGGCCTTGACACTCTCACCAATCAGATCACCCAAAACGGCGGCGACGTGGAAGACCTGTTCAAGGAGCGGCGCATCGAGCTGGACCTTGCTGAGCAGTATCGGATTCCGCTCGCTGCCGATACGCGGGTGACGAACAACACCGCCGCCGTCGATCCGTCCGCCACCGCCGATTCAAACAACACCGCCGCCGGAGACAACACCAATGCCCAGCAGTAA
- a CDS encoding phage major capsid protein, with amino-acid sequence MPSSNLTRIPAQGKRVFTLQRMKKPMRADELAMLTSEALALDLQEDSPGEIEAQAEESNEYTFSFSSEEPYERWWGTEVLSHAPGAVNLDRLNNGAAFVFNHDPDQFLGCVEAAAVGADRRGYCTTRFSGEEMPQLRRRQVDEGTLRNVSVYYTIDEVMDMGDGLFVVTRWTPIHVTLCSDAADYTVGMGRSLESGETRTIEVKKAESATSDCSRTESLEPTPKTGGISIIANTSKEQIAVAPTDAEERTAEQIEADRVAGIRQLCERFDDGKNGMKGYADILVKLGSTPAEAREAVRLRLEAREQTPIQTFNALGLSEAEQRRYSIARAMLAQMEGRFERDAAFEHECHVELEKVAQKAGIQRRGGVLVPVGDLRSNIASYRPQPGMDLATTMRVEEMRAYMEAQYRAQYAATAGASTGGNLVYTEGMPLIELLRPIAQIMGMGPRIMTGLMSNLQIPRQISGSTGYWVLEDGSITESEATFDNITLTPKTAGAMSAYTRQFLLQATQIPSVEEFIRTDLALGLALTIDKAAINGAGSGGVPLGILNASGVGSVVLGTNGGTIDWPATVSFQTKVANANASALGGLAWLTNPNVMGKLKTTLKAAAAGSDFIWMDGPAGDAGMGMVNGYMAKVSTQVPNNLTKGTGTNLSAAIFGAWSQMLMGFWSIAEFLSDPYKKFDTGGVRVRVFQTVDLAYRHPDAFAVATDIITT; translated from the coding sequence ATGCCCAGCAGTAACCTCACGCGCATCCCCGCTCAGGGTAAGCGAGTTTTCACCCTGCAGCGCATGAAAAAACCGATGCGCGCTGACGAGCTGGCGATGCTCACATCCGAGGCGCTGGCGCTGGATCTGCAAGAAGACTCACCCGGCGAGATAGAGGCCCAGGCCGAAGAATCGAACGAGTACACCTTCAGCTTCAGTTCCGAGGAGCCCTACGAGCGCTGGTGGGGCACCGAGGTGCTAAGCCACGCACCAGGCGCTGTGAACCTCGATCGCCTCAATAACGGCGCGGCCTTCGTGTTCAATCACGACCCCGATCAGTTCTTGGGCTGTGTCGAAGCGGCAGCGGTGGGGGCCGACCGGCGCGGCTACTGCACGACTCGCTTTTCTGGCGAAGAGATGCCCCAGCTCCGCCGCCGCCAGGTGGACGAGGGCACCCTCAGAAACGTGTCGGTCTACTACACGATCGATGAAGTGATGGACATGGGCGACGGGCTTTTCGTTGTCACTCGCTGGACGCCCATCCATGTCACCCTCTGCTCGGACGCTGCCGATTACACCGTAGGCATGGGCCGCTCGCTTGAAAGTGGCGAGACTCGGACGATTGAGGTAAAGAAGGCCGAAAGCGCAACCTCGGATTGCTCACGCACGGAAAGTTTGGAGCCAACTCCCAAAACTGGAGGTATATCGATCATCGCCAACACCTCAAAGGAGCAAATTGCCGTGGCACCCACCGATGCCGAAGAGCGCACTGCAGAACAAATTGAGGCGGATCGCGTTGCTGGTATCCGGCAATTGTGCGAGCGCTTCGACGATGGCAAGAATGGCATGAAAGGCTACGCCGATATTTTGGTGAAGCTGGGTAGCACCCCGGCGGAGGCCCGCGAGGCCGTGAGATTGCGCCTCGAAGCCCGTGAGCAGACCCCGATTCAGACTTTCAACGCCCTGGGCCTGAGCGAGGCGGAGCAGCGGCGCTACTCGATCGCCCGCGCAATGCTGGCCCAGATGGAAGGGCGCTTTGAGCGCGACGCAGCTTTTGAGCACGAGTGTCACGTCGAGCTTGAAAAAGTTGCCCAGAAGGCAGGCATCCAGCGCCGGGGCGGCGTGCTTGTTCCTGTAGGCGATCTGAGATCGAACATCGCCAGCTACAGGCCGCAACCTGGCATGGATCTGGCCACCACGATGCGCGTCGAGGAGATGCGCGCCTACATGGAAGCGCAGTACCGCGCCCAGTACGCAGCCACCGCCGGAGCGTCCACCGGCGGCAACCTCGTCTACACCGAAGGGATGCCCCTCATCGAATTGCTGCGTCCGATCGCTCAGATCATGGGGATGGGGCCGCGCATCATGACGGGCTTGATGTCGAACTTGCAAATCCCTCGCCAGATTTCCGGTTCGACAGGCTACTGGGTGCTTGAAGATGGCTCAATCACCGAATCTGAAGCGACCTTCGACAACATCACCCTCACTCCTAAAACCGCTGGGGCGATGTCCGCCTACACCCGGCAGTTTCTTTTGCAGGCGACCCAGATCCCATCGGTCGAAGAATTTATCCGCACCGACTTGGCGCTGGGCTTAGCGCTCACCATCGACAAAGCAGCCATAAATGGTGCGGGCTCCGGCGGCGTGCCGCTGGGCATCCTCAACGCTTCAGGCGTGGGTTCTGTCGTGCTCGGCACCAACGGAGGCACGATCGACTGGCCTGCAACGGTGAGCTTCCAGACCAAAGTCGCGAACGCGAACGCCTCGGCGTTAGGCGGCCTCGCCTGGCTCACCAACCCAAACGTGATGGGCAAGCTCAAAACTACGCTCAAGGCCGCCGCCGCCGGATCTGACTTTATCTGGATGGATGGCCCGGCAGGCGATGCGGGCATGGGCATGGTCAATGGCTACATGGCCAAGGTAAGCACCCAGGTGCCGAACAACCTCACCAAGGGCACTGGTACCAACTTGAGCGCTGCCATCTTTGGTGCCTGGAGCCAGATGTTGATGGGCTTCTGGAGCATTGCCGAATTTCTATCCGACCCCTACAAAAAATTTGACACGGGCGGCGTGCGGGTGAGGGTGTTCCAGACGGTGGACCTGGCCTACCGCCACCCCGACGCCTTTGCCGTTGCCACCGACATCATCACGACCTGA